A DNA window from Thiobacillus denitrificans ATCC 25259 contains the following coding sequences:
- the thpR gene encoding RNA 2',3'-cyclic phosphodiesterase: protein MADSRTPDVPSLRLFFALWPDDATRDALDRTGKWLHRHWGGRRMRAETLHITLAFLGTTPADRLDALIGCADGIAAEPFALVLDRPGYWRHNHVGWLGASEAPPPHLALVTALNAALQAGGFPVDARAHVPHVTLLRNTAGGDLPLCRPVSWAVPDFVLVRSRTDPTGAQYEVIRRWLLVHPK, encoded by the coding sequence GTGGCTGACTCCCGCACGCCGGACGTCCCTTCCCTCCGCCTGTTCTTCGCCCTGTGGCCGGACGACGCCACCCGCGACGCGCTCGACCGCACCGGCAAGTGGCTGCATCGGCACTGGGGCGGGCGGCGCATGCGTGCCGAGACCCTGCACATCACGCTCGCCTTTCTCGGCACGACGCCCGCCGACAGGCTCGACGCGCTTATTGGCTGCGCCGACGGCATAGCCGCCGAGCCCTTCGCGCTTGTGCTCGACCGGCCCGGCTACTGGCGGCATAACCATGTCGGCTGGCTCGGCGCGAGTGAGGCGCCGCCGCCTCATCTCGCGCTCGTGACGGCGCTCAATGCCGCTCTCCAGGCGGGCGGTTTTCCGGTCGATGCACGTGCGCACGTGCCTCATGTCACGCTGTTGCGCAACACCGCCGGCGGCGACCTGCCCCTATGCAGGCCGGTAAGTTGGGCGGTCCCGGATTTCGTGCTCGTGAGATCCCGTACCGATCCCACAGGTGCGCAGTACGAAGTGATTCGACGCTGGCTGCTGGTCCATCCTAAATGA
- the ispF gene encoding 2-C-methyl-D-erythritol 2,4-cyclodiphosphate synthase, translated as MREMRVGHGYDVHVLVENRRLIIGGVEIPYERGLAGHSDADVLLHAICDALLGAVGLGDIGRHFPDTDAAFAGIDSRILLRRVAQQLKERAWQVGNVDATIIAQAPKMAPHIARMTAHIADDLGVAIDRVNVKATTTERLGFAGRGEGIAAEAVCLIERG; from the coding sequence ATGCGTGAGATGCGCGTCGGCCACGGTTACGACGTCCACGTGCTCGTCGAAAATCGCCGGCTCATCATCGGCGGGGTCGAGATTCCCTACGAGCGCGGCCTCGCGGGACATTCGGACGCCGACGTGCTGCTGCACGCGATCTGCGACGCGCTCCTGGGTGCGGTCGGGCTCGGCGACATCGGCCGGCATTTTCCGGACACCGACGCTGCGTTCGCCGGCATCGACAGCCGTATCCTGCTGCGCCGCGTCGCGCAGCAATTGAAAGAGCGCGCCTGGCAAGTCGGCAACGTTGACGCGACCATCATCGCCCAGGCGCCGAAGATGGCGCCGCACATCGCGCGCATGACCGCCCACATCGCCGACGATCTCGGCGTCGCGATCGACCGCGTCAACGTCAAGGCGACGACCACCGAAAGGCTCGGCTTCGCCGGCCGCGGCGAGGGCATCGCCGCCGAGGCCGTATGCCTGATCGAGCGTGGCTGA
- the rplT gene encoding 50S ribosomal protein L20, with amino-acid sequence MPRVKRGVTARASHKKILDAAKGYRGRRKNVFRVANEAVMKAGQYQYRDRRQRKRQFRALWIARINAAARQHGLTYSVFMNGLSRAEIGVDRKVLSDIAIFDKDAFAKIVDQVKAKLAA; translated from the coding sequence ATGCCACGCGTCAAACGGGGCGTAACCGCCCGCGCCAGCCACAAGAAGATCCTCGACGCCGCCAAGGGTTACCGCGGTCGTCGCAAGAACGTATTCCGCGTCGCCAACGAAGCGGTGATGAAGGCCGGTCAATACCAGTACCGCGACCGTCGTCAGCGCAAGCGCCAGTTCCGCGCACTGTGGATCGCCCGTATCAACGCGGCAGCCCGCCAGCACGGCCTGACCTACAGCGTGTTCATGAACGGTTTGAGCCGCGCCGAGATCGGGGTCGACCGCAAGGTGCTGTCGGATATCGCGATTTTCGACAAGGACGCCTTTGCCAAGATCGTCGATCAGGTCAAGGC
- a CDS encoding putative bifunctional diguanylate cyclase/phosphodiesterase: MIAYLCAPHALVLQKEASHRLRPKVSRPRTRYVIGRLHSQRAAAHPASTSPLMFRLSRYYSIASLVGISIVVVVLSWFYRQLAIETLLAHQTRSNVDLTRSYANAIWHRFDAFVSASGEWSAEDLRRRPEVASLHAATLAQMHGMNVVKVKVYNLSGTTVYSSEAGQIGEDKHDNPGFLSARAGKPASEIVFRDQFYAFEEVIADRNLIATYLPIHEHGNGPVKAVFEVYTDVTPLVAKMEATQTKIITGVVLALALLYLFLFLIVRRADQIITRQDRERQDNEQRIRHQAFHDSLTGLPNRNSFLEHISEAIDRSKRSGNPGALLFLDLDRFKLVNDSLGHDAGDQLLRITASRIQKCLRETDMAFRMSGDEFVVILESVDKGEHAALAAQRVMQEMAVPMSLSGCEVIVNVSIGITTFAGDSADVQALLKEADSAMYRAKQVGQNHYEFHTPDMNSAAHERLSMETDLQRALQNQEFVLHYQPKIDTATKAIVSVEALLRWNHPTRGLVLPNTFIPLLEDTGLINPVGEWVLLQAACQAQAWIDAGLEPIRMSVNISAKQFRSHILVETVRRTLGASQLESRYLELELTESMFIENAERSIQIMQELKCLGVSLSIDDFGSGYSSLAYLKQFPVDYLKIDRSFVTDLVSNKKDAAIAVAIAALAHSLDLKLVAEGVEDQAQVEFLEKQGCHELQGYLFGRPVSAEELEQVLRQADRGQEARRPVDTAA; encoded by the coding sequence TTGATCGCCTACCTGTGTGCTCCGCACGCGCTCGTGCTTCAGAAAGAGGCCAGCCACCGCCTGCGCCCTAAAGTCTCTCGGCCCCGCACCCGTTATGTGATCGGACGACTCCACTCTCAACGGGCTGCCGCGCATCCCGCCTCGACGTCCCCCCTAATGTTTCGATTAAGTCGCTATTACTCGATTGCCAGCCTCGTCGGCATATCGATCGTCGTGGTGGTGCTGTCCTGGTTTTACCGTCAGCTGGCCATCGAGACCCTGCTCGCACACCAGACCCGTTCCAACGTCGACCTGACCCGTAGCTATGCGAACGCGATCTGGCACCGGTTCGATGCATTCGTGTCGGCCTCGGGCGAGTGGTCCGCAGAAGATCTCAGGCGACGGCCCGAGGTGGCATCCTTGCACGCCGCGACCTTGGCGCAGATGCATGGCATGAATGTCGTCAAGGTCAAGGTGTACAACCTGTCCGGGACGACGGTGTACTCGTCCGAAGCCGGCCAGATCGGCGAGGATAAACACGACAATCCGGGCTTTCTCAGCGCGCGTGCCGGCAAGCCGGCGAGCGAAATCGTGTTTCGCGACCAGTTTTACGCCTTTGAGGAGGTGATCGCCGATCGCAATCTGATCGCGACCTATCTGCCGATTCACGAGCACGGCAACGGGCCCGTCAAGGCCGTGTTCGAGGTGTACACGGACGTCACGCCACTGGTCGCGAAAATGGAGGCGACGCAGACGAAGATCATCACGGGCGTCGTGCTGGCGCTGGCACTGCTTTACCTGTTCCTGTTCTTGATCGTCCGCCGCGCCGACCAGATCATCACGCGACAGGACCGGGAGCGGCAGGACAACGAGCAGCGGATCCGCCATCAGGCCTTCCACGACTCGCTGACGGGCCTGCCGAACCGCAACAGTTTCTTGGAGCACATCTCCGAAGCGATCGACCGGTCGAAACGCTCAGGCAACCCCGGCGCCTTGTTGTTCCTGGATCTCGACCGCTTCAAGCTGGTCAACGACAGTCTTGGCCACGATGCGGGTGATCAGTTGCTGCGGATCACCGCTTCGCGGATTCAGAAATGCCTTCGCGAGACCGACATGGCCTTCCGCATGAGCGGGGACGAGTTCGTGGTCATTCTTGAAAGCGTGGACAAGGGCGAGCACGCCGCGCTGGCCGCGCAGCGCGTCATGCAGGAGATGGCTGTGCCCATGTCGCTCAGCGGCTGCGAAGTGATCGTAAATGTCAGCATAGGCATCACGACTTTCGCTGGCGACAGCGCCGACGTTCAGGCCCTGCTGAAAGAAGCGGACTCCGCGATGTATCGCGCCAAGCAGGTCGGCCAAAACCATTACGAGTTCCATACGCCGGACATGAACAGTGCCGCGCATGAACGGCTATCGATGGAAACGGATTTGCAGCGCGCCCTGCAGAACCAGGAATTCGTCCTGCATTACCAGCCAAAAATCGACACCGCGACGAAAGCGATCGTCAGTGTCGAGGCGCTGCTACGCTGGAACCATCCCACTCGCGGCCTGGTGCTACCGAACACGTTCATACCCTTGCTGGAGGATACCGGACTGATTAACCCGGTCGGCGAATGGGTGCTGCTTCAGGCGGCCTGCCAGGCGCAGGCCTGGATCGACGCGGGCCTGGAGCCGATACGCATGTCCGTGAACATTTCGGCCAAGCAGTTCCGTAGCCACATTCTTGTCGAGACGGTACGACGCACGCTCGGCGCGTCGCAACTCGAATCACGCTATCTGGAGCTCGAACTTACCGAGAGCATGTTCATCGAGAACGCGGAACGCTCGATCCAGATAATGCAGGAATTGAAATGTCTGGGTGTGAGTCTGTCCATCGATGATTTCGGTTCGGGGTATTCTTCGCTTGCCTATCTCAAGCAGTTTCCGGTCGACTACCTCAAGATCGACCGCTCGTTCGTCACCGATCTGGTGTCCAACAAAAAGGATGCGGCCATCGCGGTGGCGATCGCGGCGCTCGCGCACAGCCTGGACCTGAAGCTCGTGGCGGAAGGCGTCGAGGATCAGGCCCAGGTCGAGTTCCTCGAAAAACAGGGGTGCCATGAACTGCAGGGTTATCTGTTCGGTCGCCCGGTTTCCGCCGAAGAACTGGAACAGGTGCTACGCCAAGCGGACCGTGGACAAGAGGCGCGGCGGCCGGTTGACACGGCCGCGTAA
- the infC gene encoding translation initiation factor IF-3 yields MATEKKQTRINGEITAPEVRLVGAEGEQLGIVKIYEALRQAEEADLDLVEIAPTAQPPVAKIMDYGKFKYQESKKQHEAKLKQKQVQIKEIKFRPGTDEGDYQIKLRNLIKFLEEGDKTKITLRFRGREMAHQEIGMAQLRRVSTDLAELAVVEQFPKMEGRQLVMMLAPKKK; encoded by the coding sequence ATCGCGACAGAAAAGAAGCAGACACGCATCAACGGCGAGATTACGGCGCCTGAAGTGCGTTTGGTCGGCGCGGAAGGGGAGCAGCTTGGCATCGTAAAGATCTACGAGGCGCTGCGGCAGGCTGAGGAAGCTGACCTGGACCTGGTAGAGATCGCGCCCACGGCGCAGCCGCCCGTGGCCAAGATCATGGACTACGGCAAGTTCAAGTATCAGGAAAGCAAGAAGCAGCACGAAGCCAAGCTCAAGCAGAAGCAGGTCCAGATCAAGGAAATCAAGTTCCGTCCGGGCACGGACGAGGGCGATTACCAGATCAAGCTGCGGAACCTGATCAAGTTTCTTGAAGAAGGCGATAAGACGAAGATTACGCTGCGTTTCCGGGGCCGCGAAATGGCCCACCAGGAAATCGGCATGGCGCAGTTGAGACGGGTGTCGACGGATCTGGCCGAATTGGCCGTCGTCGAGCAGTTCCCGAAGATGGAAGGTCGTCAGCTCGTGATGATGCTGGCGCCGAAGAAGAAATAA
- the thrS gene encoding threonine--tRNA ligase, which translates to MVTVTLPDGSVRPFEGPVTVAEVASSIGAGLAKAALAGKVDGKLVDTSYVIDADAQLAIVTAKDAEALDLIRHDAAHVMAQAVQELYPGTQVTIGPAIEDGFYYDFAREQPFTPEDLEKIEKRMDEIVKRDLPIRREVWSRDEAMKVFGDLGETYKVQIIDEVIPKGEELSIYRQGEWFDVCRGPHLPSTGKLPRAFKLMKLAGAYWRGDSKNAMLQRIYGTAWAKKEDLEAYLHRLEEAEKRDHRRLAKQLDLLHMQDEAPGMVFWHPKGWIVWQQIEQYMREKFVEYGYQEVRTPAVMDRSMWEKSGHWENYRDNMFTTASENRDYAVKPMNCPGHVQIFNSGLHSYRDLPLRLAEFGSCHRNEPSGALHGIMRVRGFTQDDAHIFCMEEQVEQEVADFIVMLQKVYADFGFNDVLVKLSTRPDKRVGSDESWDKAESALAAALEKNGLSFDLQPGEGAFYGPKIEFTLKDTLGRLWQCGTIQLDFNLPVRLGAEFVAEDNTRKIPVMLHRAILGSMERFIGILIEHHAGNFPLWLAPVQVMVMNISERQAAYAEAVAEALRRAGIRAALDLSNNKINYKIREHSLQKLPYQLVVGDKEMEARVVAVRARGNQDMGQLGLDDLIARLRAEVLARQ; encoded by the coding sequence ATGGTCACTGTCACGCTGCCCGACGGCTCGGTCCGCCCCTTCGAGGGTCCCGTCACGGTCGCCGAGGTCGCGTCGAGCATCGGCGCCGGGCTTGCCAAGGCGGCACTCGCGGGCAAGGTCGACGGCAAACTCGTCGATACCAGCTACGTGATCGACGCCGACGCGCAGCTCGCGATCGTCACCGCCAAGGACGCCGAGGCGCTCGACCTGATCCGCCACGACGCGGCGCACGTGATGGCGCAGGCCGTGCAGGAGCTCTACCCGGGTACCCAGGTGACGATCGGCCCGGCGATCGAGGACGGCTTCTACTACGACTTCGCGCGCGAGCAGCCTTTCACGCCAGAAGACCTCGAGAAGATCGAGAAGCGCATGGACGAGATCGTCAAGCGCGACCTGCCGATCCGGCGCGAGGTGTGGAGCCGCGACGAGGCGATGAAGGTGTTCGGCGATCTCGGCGAGACCTACAAGGTGCAGATCATCGACGAGGTGATACCCAAGGGCGAGGAGCTGTCGATCTACCGTCAGGGCGAGTGGTTCGACGTCTGCCGCGGCCCCCACCTGCCGTCGACCGGCAAGTTGCCGCGCGCGTTCAAGCTGATGAAGCTCGCCGGCGCGTACTGGCGCGGCGACTCGAAGAACGCGATGCTGCAGCGCATTTACGGCACGGCGTGGGCGAAGAAGGAGGACCTCGAGGCCTATCTGCACCGGCTGGAGGAGGCCGAGAAGCGCGACCACCGCCGGCTCGCCAAGCAGCTCGACCTCCTGCACATGCAGGATGAAGCGCCGGGCATGGTGTTCTGGCACCCCAAGGGCTGGATCGTCTGGCAGCAGATCGAGCAGTACATGCGCGAGAAATTCGTCGAATACGGCTATCAGGAAGTGCGCACGCCGGCTGTCATGGACCGCAGCATGTGGGAGAAATCCGGCCACTGGGAAAACTACCGCGACAACATGTTCACGACGGCGTCGGAAAACCGCGACTACGCGGTCAAGCCGATGAACTGCCCAGGTCACGTGCAGATCTTCAATAGCGGGCTGCATTCCTATCGGGACCTGCCGCTCAGGCTCGCCGAGTTCGGCTCGTGCCACCGCAACGAGCCGTCGGGCGCGCTGCACGGCATCATGCGCGTGCGCGGCTTCACTCAGGACGACGCGCACATCTTCTGCATGGAGGAGCAGGTCGAGCAGGAGGTGGCCGACTTCATCGTCATGCTGCAGAAGGTCTACGCCGACTTTGGCTTCAACGACGTATTGGTCAAGCTTTCGACCCGGCCCGACAAGCGCGTCGGCTCGGACGAGAGCTGGGATAAGGCCGAGTCGGCGCTCGCAGCCGCGCTCGAGAAGAACGGTCTCTCCTTCGACCTGCAGCCGGGTGAGGGCGCGTTCTACGGGCCGAAGATCGAATTCACGCTCAAGGACACGCTCGGCCGTCTGTGGCAGTGCGGCACGATCCAACTCGACTTCAACCTGCCGGTGCGGCTCGGCGCCGAATTCGTCGCCGAGGACAACACGCGCAAGATCCCGGTGATGCTCCACCGCGCGATCCTCGGCTCGATGGAGCGCTTCATCGGCATCCTGATCGAACACCACGCCGGGAACTTCCCGTTGTGGCTCGCGCCGGTCCAGGTCATGGTGATGAACATCAGCGAGCGCCAGGCGGCCTACGCCGAGGCGGTCGCCGAGGCCTTGCGCCGCGCCGGAATCCGGGCCGCGCTGGACTTGAGTAATAACAAGATTAACTATAAAATCCGCGAGCACAGCTTGCAGAAGCTGCCCTATCAGCTTGTCGTCGGCGACAAGGAAATGGAGGCGCGCGTGGTCGCAGTCCGCGCCCGCGGCAACCAGGACATGGGGCAGTTGGGTTTGGATGACTTGATTGCGCGGCTCAGGGCGGAAGTCCTGGCGCGTCAGTAA
- the rpmI gene encoding 50S ribosomal protein L35, whose protein sequence is MPKMKSKSGAAKRFRALGGGGFKRSHAFMRHILTKKSTKRKRQLRGMETVNASNHKAVARMLPYA, encoded by the coding sequence ATGCCCAAGATGAAAAGCAAGAGCGGCGCTGCGAAGCGTTTCCGCGCGCTCGGCGGCGGCGGTTTCAAGCGCTCGCACGCCTTCATGCGTCATATTCTCACCAAGAAGAGCACCAAGCGTAAGCGCCAGTTGCGCGGCATGGAAACCGTCAATGCCAGCAACCACAAGGCGGTTGCCCGCATGTTGCCCTACGCATAA